The following proteins come from a genomic window of Natronosalvus vescus:
- a CDS encoding V-type ATP synthase subunit F, with amino-acid sequence MSQEIAVVGSPEFTTGFRLAGVRRFENVPDDEKDESLDEAALAVLEDDGVGIVVMHEGDLEHLSRNVRSNVETSVEPVVVTIGSGASSGGGLRDQIKRAIGIDLMDADEAEDSE; translated from the coding sequence ATGAGCCAGGAGATAGCCGTCGTCGGCAGTCCGGAGTTCACAACTGGTTTCCGGCTGGCCGGCGTGAGACGGTTCGAGAACGTTCCGGACGACGAAAAGGACGAGTCCCTCGACGAGGCCGCGTTGGCCGTCCTCGAGGACGACGGTGTCGGCATCGTCGTCATGCACGAGGGCGACCTCGAGCACCTCTCGCGGAACGTTCGATCGAACGTGGAAACGAGCGTCGAACCGGTCGTGGTCACCATCGGTAGCGGTGCGAGCAGCGGTGGCGGCCTTCGCGACCAGATCAAACGCGCCATCGGGATCGACCTGATGGACGCTGACGAAGCCGAAGACAGTGAGTAA
- a CDS encoding ATP synthase subunit A yields MSQAVESVDEDGVIESVSGPVVTAADLDARMNDVVYVGDEGLMGEVIEIEGNLTTIQVYEETSGVGPGEPVENTGEPLSVDLGPGLLDTIYDGVQRPLDELESKMNSAFLDRGVDAPGIDLERTWEFTPTVEDGDAVEPGDVIGEVPETESITHKVMVPPTSEGGEIDSIEAGSFTVDETVATLDSGEEITMHQEWPVRSARPAAEKQTPTVPLVSGQRVQDGLFPIAKGGTAAIPGPFGSGKTVTQHQLAKWSDADIVVYVGCGERGNEMTEVIEDFPELEDPKTGKPLMSRTCLIANTSNMPVAARESCIYTGITIAEYFRDMGYDVALMADSTSRWAEAMREISSRLEEMPGEEGYPAYLSAALSEFYERAGLFENINGTEGSVSVIGAVSPPGGDFSEPVTQNTLRIVKTFWALDADLAERRHFPSINWNESYSLYRQQLDPWFRENVAEDYPEVRQWGVDVLDEEDELQEIVQLVGKDALPEDQQLTLEVARYLREAWLQQNAFHDVDTFCPPEKTYRMLQAIKTFNDEAFTALDAGVPVDEIQDVDAAPRLNRMGTAEDWNEFIDEIEADLESQIRELY; encoded by the coding sequence ATGAGCCAGGCAGTAGAATCCGTCGACGAAGACGGTGTGATAGAAAGCGTGAGCGGTCCCGTCGTGACCGCCGCGGACCTCGACGCCCGAATGAACGACGTCGTCTACGTCGGCGACGAAGGGCTGATGGGCGAGGTCATCGAAATCGAAGGGAACCTGACCACGATTCAGGTGTACGAGGAGACCTCCGGCGTCGGGCCGGGCGAACCCGTCGAGAACACGGGCGAGCCACTGAGCGTCGACCTCGGACCGGGCCTGCTCGACACCATCTACGACGGTGTCCAGCGTCCGCTCGACGAACTCGAGTCGAAGATGAACTCGGCGTTCCTCGACCGCGGGGTCGACGCGCCGGGGATTGACTTAGAGCGCACGTGGGAGTTCACCCCCACCGTCGAGGACGGTGACGCCGTCGAACCCGGCGACGTCATCGGCGAAGTGCCCGAGACCGAGAGCATCACCCACAAGGTGATGGTGCCGCCGACCTCCGAGGGCGGCGAGATCGACTCGATCGAAGCGGGATCGTTCACGGTCGACGAGACCGTGGCTACCCTCGACTCGGGCGAGGAGATCACGATGCACCAGGAGTGGCCCGTTCGGTCGGCCCGGCCGGCCGCCGAAAAACAGACGCCGACGGTGCCGCTCGTCTCCGGACAGCGCGTCCAGGACGGCCTGTTCCCCATCGCGAAAGGCGGGACGGCCGCGATTCCCGGCCCGTTCGGCTCCGGCAAGACGGTCACCCAGCACCAGCTCGCGAAGTGGTCTGACGCGGACATCGTCGTCTACGTCGGCTGTGGCGAGCGTGGCAACGAGATGACCGAAGTGATCGAGGACTTCCCGGAACTCGAGGATCCCAAGACGGGGAAACCGCTGATGTCCCGGACGTGCCTCATTGCGAACACCTCGAACATGCCCGTCGCCGCCCGTGAATCCTGCATTTACACCGGAATCACCATCGCGGAGTACTTCCGTGACATGGGCTACGACGTCGCGCTGATGGCCGACTCCACCTCGCGGTGGGCAGAGGCCATGCGCGAAATCTCCTCGCGGCTGGAAGAGATGCCGGGCGAGGAAGGCTACCCTGCCTACCTCTCTGCGGCACTGTCGGAGTTCTACGAGCGTGCCGGCCTGTTCGAGAACATCAACGGCACGGAGGGATCGGTGTCGGTCATCGGGGCCGTCTCGCCACCGGGCGGGGACTTCTCCGAGCCGGTCACCCAGAACACGCTGCGTATCGTGAAGACGTTCTGGGCGCTGGACGCTGACCTCGCCGAGCGTCGGCACTTCCCGTCGATCAACTGGAACGAGTCGTACTCGCTGTACCGCCAGCAACTCGACCCCTGGTTCCGCGAGAACGTCGCCGAAGACTATCCGGAGGTTCGCCAGTGGGGCGTCGACGTCCTCGACGAGGAGGACGAACTCCAGGAGATCGTTCAGCTCGTCGGGAAGGACGCGCTGCCGGAAGACCAGCAGTTGACGCTGGAGGTCGCTCGCTACCTGCGTGAGGCGTGGCTCCAGCAGAACGCGTTCCACGACGTGGATACGTTCTGTCCGCCCGAGAAGACCTACCGAATGCTTCAGGCTATCAAGACGTTCAACGACGAAGCGTTCACCGCCCTCGACGCTGGCGTCCCGGTCGACGAGATCCAGGACGTCGACGCTGCCCCACGGCTCAACCGGATGGGAACCGCCGAGGACTGGAACGAGTTCATCGACGAGATCGAAGCGGATCTCGAATCCCAGATCAGGGAGCTCTACTAG
- a CDS encoding ATP synthase subunit B, with translation MKEYQTITEISGPLVFAEVDEPVGYDEIVEIETEAGETLRGQVLESSDGLVSIQVFEGTGGIDRNASVRFLGETMKMPVTEDLLGRVLDGSGNPIDGGPEIVPDERRDIVGAAINPYSREYPEEFIQTGVSSIDGMNTLVRGQKLPIFSGSGLPHNDLALQIARQATVPEEEGESDDEESEFAVIFGAMGITQEEANEFMADFERTGALERSVVFMNLADDPAVERTVTPRLALTTAEYLAFDKGYHVLVILTDITNYCEALREIGAAREEVPGRRGYPGYMYTDLAQLYERAGRIQGRDGSVTQIPILTMPSDDITHPIPDLTGYITEGQIIVDRSLNSQGIEPPINVLPSLSRLMDDGIGEGLTRADHADVSDQLYAAYAEGEDLRDLVNIVGREALTERDNKFLDFADRFENEFVQQGYDTNRSIEDTLDIGWELLSMLPKEELNRIDEDFIAEYYLETDESAEAVQAD, from the coding sequence ATGAAAGAATACCAAACGATTACGGAAATCAGCGGTCCGCTGGTGTTTGCCGAGGTCGACGAACCCGTCGGGTACGACGAGATCGTCGAGATCGAAACCGAAGCCGGCGAGACCCTGCGCGGACAGGTACTAGAATCGAGCGACGGACTCGTCTCGATCCAGGTGTTCGAGGGGACGGGCGGTATCGACCGCAACGCCTCCGTTCGCTTCCTGGGCGAGACCATGAAGATGCCCGTAACCGAGGATCTCCTCGGGCGGGTGCTCGACGGCTCCGGGAACCCGATCGACGGCGGCCCGGAGATCGTTCCCGACGAGCGTCGGGACATCGTCGGTGCGGCGATCAACCCCTACTCGCGTGAGTACCCCGAGGAGTTCATCCAGACGGGTGTCAGCTCCATCGACGGGATGAACACGCTCGTGCGTGGCCAGAAGCTGCCGATCTTCTCCGGATCGGGGCTGCCCCACAACGACCTGGCGCTGCAGATTGCTCGCCAGGCGACCGTGCCGGAAGAGGAAGGAGAAAGCGACGACGAAGAATCGGAGTTCGCCGTCATCTTCGGCGCCATGGGGATCACCCAGGAGGAGGCGAACGAGTTCATGGCTGACTTCGAGCGCACCGGCGCGCTCGAGCGCTCGGTCGTCTTCATGAACCTCGCGGACGACCCCGCCGTCGAGCGGACGGTCACGCCGCGACTCGCGTTGACGACGGCGGAGTACCTCGCCTTCGACAAGGGCTACCACGTGCTGGTCATCCTGACGGACATCACGAACTACTGTGAGGCGCTGCGCGAGATCGGTGCCGCCCGTGAGGAGGTACCCGGCCGGCGTGGCTACCCCGGTTACATGTACACCGACCTGGCTCAGCTCTACGAGCGGGCGGGTCGTATTCAGGGTCGCGACGGGTCGGTCACCCAGATCCCGATCCTGACGATGCCCTCCGACGACATCACCCACCCGATCCCCGACCTGACGGGGTATATCACGGAGGGTCAGATCATCGTCGACCGATCCCTGAACAGCCAGGGTATCGAGCCGCCGATCAACGTCCTCCCATCGCTGTCGCGGCTGATGGACGACGGAATCGGCGAGGGACTCACCCGCGCCGACCACGCCGACGTCTCCGACCAGCTGTACGCCGCGTACGCGGAGGGTGAAGACCTGCGCGACCTCGTGAACATCGTCGGTCGCGAAGCGTTGACCGAGCGGGACAACAAGTTCCTCGACTTCGCCGACCGCTTCGAGAACGAGTTCGTCCAGCAGGGCTACGACACCAACCGATCGATCGAGGACACCCTCGATATCGGCTGGGAACTGCTCTCGATGCTCCCGAAAGAGGAGCTCAACCGGATCGACGAGGACTTCATCGCGGAGTACTACCTCGAGACCGACGAGAGCGCGGAAGCCGTTCAGGCGGACTGA
- the pdxS gene encoding pyridoxal 5'-phosphate synthase lyase subunit PdxS, with protein sequence MPEETDLEELRRGTDLVKRGFARMQKGGVIMDVVNPEQAKIAEDAGAVAVMSLEAVPADIRKRGGVARMADPADVEEIVDSVSIPVMGKARIGHQTEAQILEAVGVDMIDESEVLTPADNDYHIDKREFTAPFVCGARNLGEALRRIDEGAAMIRTKGEAGTGDVNQAVYHQRTIKGEIRKLEGMAHDEREAYAREIEANADLVHEAAEMGRLPVVNFAAGGIATPADAALMMHHECDGIFVGSGIFGAENPPEMAEAIVEAVNHWDDPETLAEISKNLGKSMKGDANVDLPEEERLQDRGVK encoded by the coding sequence ATGCCCGAGGAAACCGATCTCGAAGAACTTCGACGTGGTACCGACCTCGTCAAGCGCGGCTTCGCCCGCATGCAAAAAGGTGGCGTCATCATGGACGTCGTCAATCCCGAACAGGCCAAAATCGCCGAAGACGCCGGTGCGGTCGCCGTCATGTCCCTCGAGGCAGTCCCCGCAGACATCCGCAAGCGCGGGGGCGTCGCCCGAATGGCCGATCCTGCCGACGTCGAAGAGATCGTCGACTCGGTCTCGATCCCCGTGATGGGGAAAGCGCGTATCGGTCATCAGACTGAGGCCCAGATCCTCGAGGCCGTCGGCGTCGACATGATCGACGAGAGCGAGGTGCTCACCCCGGCGGACAACGACTACCACATCGACAAGCGCGAGTTCACCGCGCCGTTCGTCTGTGGCGCACGCAACCTCGGGGAGGCCCTGCGCCGAATCGACGAGGGCGCAGCCATGATCCGTACCAAGGGCGAGGCCGGCACCGGCGACGTTAACCAGGCCGTCTACCACCAGCGGACGATCAAAGGCGAGATCCGCAAACTCGAGGGGATGGCCCACGACGAGCGCGAGGCCTACGCCCGCGAGATCGAAGCCAACGCCGACCTCGTCCACGAGGCGGCCGAGATGGGCCGACTCCCAGTCGTAAACTTCGCCGCCGGTGGCATCGCGACCCCCGCCGACGCAGCCCTCATGATGCACCACGAGTGTGACGGCATCTTCGTCGGCAGCGGCATCTTCGGTGCGGAAAACCCGCCGGAGATGGCCGAAGCGATCGTCGAGGCCGTCAACCACTGGGACGATCCCGAGACCCTCGCCGAAATTTCGAAGAACCTCGGCAAGAGCATGAAAGGCGACGCAAACGTCGACCTCCCCGAGGAAGAGCGGTTGCAGGATCGCGGCGTCAAATAG